The stretch of DNA ATTAGcgattcgaaaagaaatatttcaatatttttcacgaCTGACCTATGAATTTTGTCTTCGTTCAtacgaagaaggaagaaaaaaattattcttcccATTGTGTTtttgtactattattatttagaaatgatTCGAGGGTCAGGAATTGTGACTAAGTGTACATAAATGCACCGTTTGTCATTAacaacattatatatacataagatgatgaataatatatatacatagatatatattataaatatcataaaagaGAAGTGGATGTGCATAACAATGTGTGGATATTTTCCAAACTATCAGAATATAatctgttttatttaaaagagcATGTCCTATATCacgatatttaatttgtttaggTTCCATTTAGatgttttacatattttttgatACTTTTTAATCGATCCCCGAatgtttttacaaattatatatatatatatatatatatcccacATCTTTACAAagtaatgtttttctttcttttttttttctttttttttttttttttttttttttaaatgaaatttacttCATATAGactgagtatatatatatagactatAATACTCGCAAGagtttctatatttatttgcaACGTCATTTTGATTCATTCgtatgataaattaaaagtcACGTTTGTAATGTATTTTCAATATCCTAAAAAGCAGCTCCGATAGAACTGCTCAATTACGCAGCTATAAAATTTGTACTACAAGAAAgtacttaaatatttttcgttctcATTCCAAACTGCcattatgtaaattaattattattatttgtcatttttttttttttttcatcctaaaacatatatagttttaatcgattcatttgttaatttcattctcatttaaatatcttatttttagtttttcttttattcttttattctttttttttttatacaaatttaacaTAAATGGAAAACCTTATGATAATGTTACTGTACTGgaaatagatatgtatatgatgTTTTCCCATTGGATAAGTGAATATTTCAACTTATttggaaataatattacagCAATGGGGGATAAATAACTTTATGCAACTTCATATTATATCAAGAAGTACAACTAGTATCGAAGGATCTCACTAAAGTTGgctcatcttctttttctaagaaatattatacatattgtatgactggaatataacatttagcgcagctcctttttttttttttttttttttttttttttttttttttttttttttttttttattattattaataaaggtATCAGTGAATGCTGaaggagaaatgaaaagacaAATAATATTCTCAAGTTGGTATTtcatgaaatgaaaattacatGTTAAATGTATACATGAATAACAAATcctttttgaatttattcgaatttaaCGGGAGATCGAACATTCTTACATTCgcgtatataaaaaagactcagaaaaaaagaaaaaaaaaagaaaaaaagaaaaaaagataaaagataaataaaaaggagtgAGTTGTTGacttatttcattaaaatgtgATTTAACGACTATATCGTATACAAAACGGTCCGACTGATATTTAGCTTTCTATATTCccaatttttatacattaaaaaaaggaaaaaaaaatgattgttaaaaagacaaaaatattatcaaccGACGACACTCATTTTTAGTAACGACTTAATCCTTATAAAATCTTAATAGTTCTTCTGGTTGgactgtaaatatatatatatatatatatatatatatatatatatatatatatatatatatatatatatatatatatatatatattattattactaatatatttatcgatttcatatgaaaatttcatCCTTCAGTGTTACATACCACAGCTTTATCGTTCAGTGTCAATATTTCTGCGCatcattttattctattcttgTCTAAACACGACGATAGCTTACAGAAATTAGAGAAGAACAaaatgaacaagaaaaaaatcccaaaaaaaaaaaaagaaaaaagaaaaaaaaaggaagaaatagcACTCTTATGTTTTAAGAGTGAAATCGCCACACCCCTcacccctcctcctcctcctccccccccctgTATTTATCAGAATTCTTCTAATGatctttatagaaaaaaaaagagaaaaagacttCAAAcgttacaaataattttcaaaagatcGTTGTGATAGAAACATATTCACATATTGACTTAAATAAAACAGTTTGTTCTCTTCTGGTGTTCCTTGCACCGTCAAGTTCTAATTGAAGTATTTCAAAATcagacaaataaataaataaataaataaataaataaataaataaataaataaataaatgaataaataaataaataaatgaataaatgaatgaatagaaAACACGTGCATTTAACAAGTGGAGCCACTTTTGTGGGACACCTGCTAATCTATAAAATGACATGTAATTATACTACCCAAGTGTATTTTGCCAAGTTTCTCGATGACTTCATGTTTCAAAGTTCCAGGCTAAACGCAAAATGTGTTAAAGGAAGTTAAAATTGTTGTAAAAACATATTACTAGCTATAAGTTGGTAGCATTAATCTGTACTCACAAAAGTTACAAACACAAAGTCCACGATATTCACGTATTTGTAACGTACTAATTCTAATAACATATTTAAGTTCTCtcatatcattttaaaaaattctttgtgTATATGTTGTAATTTAGGTCTGTATTTGTCATTaatctttatcatttcttttttttttttcttttgtttttttatctttttttttataaccgAAAATGTATAGCAATATGTGGTTTGTtgtattcttcttcttgaaaACACTTATGACTCGTATCTTCGGAACAATTTTcacaacattaataaaattcgatcgtTTATCAATACTCCATGCAATATTGTAACGAGTTTGGTAATACGTGTAAGATCAAGTCGCATGTTCATCTATTTATAGATGAATTGGTCAAATGATTACGATCGCAAATCCGGAGAAGAATGTGAGTTAAAAAAGGACAGAATAAGTCAAATACTAAATATCGTTGAAAGAATGGGAAATTATTTTGTGATACCTTCTTGCCAGAAAGAATACAGCAGGCTGAGGTGAATACGATAAATGCAATGTTACTAACTAACAActatacaaattaaatattgtgTAATAGAAAGAGTCTGTTGACAAGGAGAAATACCGTGTACATTATGTATTGCCTTGTGGCATCAATAAACTAGTAACTAACGTCATAAAGTATTGTCTTTTGCATGAGACAGAAGGAACTTTAAACAaatacctttttttcttcattgtgaaataataattttattacatagcacttaaattttaatacctaatattattatgtacaaGCATATATCATCATTCATCCAATAGACATTTatggaattattaattatcatatacaTCATACTTACAAAAGATATCTTATATTACATTAGTCTGTTGATTTGGATTATTTGTTGGTGGGCTTCTCGTCATCATAGATGCaaccttgaaaaaaaaagattaacattttatcgtataacacctttcatccctttttttttttttttttttttttttatagatcactaaatattaattactaacATTTTGTATGATTTGTTTCTTAAAGAAATCACTGGTAGCTGTTGAGATATACTGGTTACTTCCCATTTTACATTTCACATATCCATAAAGATTAGCTCCGTTTAAAATGATTGCAATACATACGAGTAATAGccattgaaaatttaaacgaAACAATGCTGTAACAAATAATACTGACCACAAAAGTGGGCACAGTATCAATGCCAACCAGAAGATACGTGCCTCCGCTATGTTAATACGGTTCTGTTGGGGACCCTGAAATGCAGGGCACATAACAGAAATTTGCATGGAtcatttgataataatgtcCTTATTAATATGCGCGTATGATTAACatttaaatcgttttaaaatattgaCTTAAAGGTTAAATGATTGTTAATAAGATACCGTGAAAGTATCAAGGACGTACAAGTAACTAAACGAGATAACCTTGAACTATTATAACTAACTAAGATAATACAAGATTCGAAAATCATTCCTAAGTCGAATAaactaaaattaaatatacgaagattgattagaaataatatatatatatatatatatatatatatatataataaatttgaagaaaCCAATCAAACCTTTTTAGATTCAAATACCCAATTACTCTTTCCATTGTCATCAATATAATTCCACCATCTAAGTCCAACCATCAGTCTTCCggttatatttttaacagtCCAAAAGTCCATGGACAAAAGTAatacgacaacgacgaaacTTGCAATAAaactatttgaaaataattgacaCATCATATAAACTATTATAGCTGATATTCTAAATGCAAGATGGAATATGGTGACGTATGGATGCCTacaatggaaaataatatatatatatatattatatataaagtatataaagtattatacGATTAAGTTACACGTACTTGAGTTTATCATTATGAACAGCATCATCCTCCTCCCCGAAGGCTATAGTATCGTCATCCATCAGTAAGGGTACCTAAAAGCCGACacaaaaaaaatcttgttTTCTAAGTGTCACGATCAAattttccaaagaaaaaaaaaataataataataataaacaaatacaaaaaaagaaaaaacaattaaataatagtgCAAATGAGCAATCGAGCGAAGCGAGCAAAGATAAAACGAACGTTTTGTCTAAAAAATCGagggaggggggaaaaaaaggaagaaaaaaaaaaaaagaagaaagacaaaagaagagagaacatCGTCATTTCGTTATCTCATATTATCGAACGTTCGTTTTGACGTATTAGATAAATTAGATTTTCTCATCGTATGTTTTTTCTAGGCGATGATCATTCTCTGTCAATTTATACATACGGTAATTCTCTAAGGAATGTCAGTAACGTTCTTCCAACGAGCTAGTCTAACGAGATATTTCAGCTTCCTTGATTAAGaaatctctctttatatatctcgTTCTAAGCATAAATATAGAATTAGATACTACTACGATCGAAGCACATTAGGCATTAGTACGAGAACACGCAATGTTAAGGCACGATTTCT from Vespa crabro chromosome 11, iyVesCrab1.2, whole genome shotgun sequence encodes:
- the LOC124427970 gene encoding uncharacterized Golgi apparatus membrane protein-like protein CG5021 isoform X1, which produces MASASVPLLMDDDTIAFGEEDDAVHNDKLKHPYVTIFHLAFRISAIIVYMMCQLFSNSFIASFVVVVLLLSMDFWTVKNITGRLMVGLRWWNYIDDNGKSNWVFESKKGPQQNRINIAEARIFWLALILCPLLWSVLFVTALFRLNFQWLLLVCIAIILNGANLYGYVKCKMGSNQYISTATSDFFKKQIIQNVASMMTRSPPTNNPNQQTNVI
- the LOC124427970 gene encoding uncharacterized Golgi apparatus membrane protein-like protein CG5021 isoform X3 — translated: MDDDTIAFGEEDDAVHNDKLKHPYVTIFHLAFRISAIIVYMMCQLFSNSFIASFVVVVLLLSMDFWTVKNITGRLMVGLRWWNYIDDNGKSNWVFESKKGPQQNRINIAEARIFWLALILCPLLWSVLFVTALFRLNFQWLLLVCIAIILNGANLYGYVKCKMGSNQYISTATSDFFKKQIIQNVASMMTRSPPTNNPNQQTNVI
- the LOC124427970 gene encoding uncharacterized Golgi apparatus membrane protein-like protein CG5021 isoform X2, with protein sequence MASASVPLLMDDDTIAFGEEDDAVHNDKLKHPYVTIFHLAFRISAIIVYMMCQLFSNSFIASFVVVVLLLSMDFWTVKNITGRLMVGLRWWNYIDDNGKSNWVFESKKNRINIAEARIFWLALILCPLLWSVLFVTALFRLNFQWLLLVCIAIILNGANLYGYVKCKMGSNQYISTATSDFFKKQIIQNVASMMTRSPPTNNPNQQTNVI